In one Prosthecochloris aestuarii DSM 271 genomic region, the following are encoded:
- the trmD gene encoding tRNA (guanosine(37)-N1)-methyltransferase TrmD, which translates to MKPLRIDVISVMPGFFESPLQKGLLHRATEKHLADIHLHNLHDYGLGRYKQVDDTPFGGGAGMVLRPEPVFECIEKLLAERSYDAVIFMTPDGERLEQQSANRLSRLKNLIILCGHYKAVDQRVRERLVTMDISVGDVVLSGGEIPALMLMDSVIRLIPGVLGDSESALTDSFQTGMLDCVYYTRPSEYRGIKVPEVLLSGHHKKIEEWRNCNALARTLERRPDLLDEETLEELKNK; encoded by the coding sequence ATGAAGCCTTTGCGGATAGATGTTATTTCCGTCATGCCCGGATTTTTCGAATCTCCGTTGCAGAAAGGCCTCTTGCATAGAGCAACAGAGAAGCATCTGGCCGATATTCATCTCCATAATCTGCACGATTACGGGCTTGGCAGGTATAAGCAGGTTGATGATACGCCTTTTGGCGGTGGTGCCGGAATGGTTTTAAGGCCCGAGCCGGTGTTTGAATGCATAGAAAAGCTTCTTGCGGAGCGATCCTATGATGCCGTTATTTTCATGACTCCGGATGGTGAGCGTCTGGAGCAGCAGAGCGCTAACCGGCTTTCGCGTCTGAAGAATCTTATTATTCTCTGCGGGCATTACAAGGCGGTTGATCAGAGGGTCCGTGAGCGGCTGGTGACTATGGATATTTCTGTGGGGGACGTTGTCCTTTCAGGGGGAGAAATTCCAGCCCTCATGCTCATGGATTCCGTTATCAGGCTCATCCCCGGCGTTCTTGGCGACAGTGAGTCAGCCTTAACCGACTCGTTTCAGACAGGGATGCTGGATTGCGTTTATTATACACGACCGTCGGAATACCGGGGAATAAAGGTTCCTGAGGTGCTTTTGTCGGGTCATCATAAGAAAATAGAGGAGTGGCGGAACTGCAATGCGCTTGCCAGAACGCTTGAGCGCCGACCGGATCTTCTCGATGAGGAAACTCTGGAAGAATTAAAGAACAAATAA
- the rimM gene encoding ribosome maturation factor RimM (Essential for efficient processing of 16S rRNA), with the protein MNKLLYLAGRILKPKGLKGELKVLPETDFPESFLQRKLLLVGATEQSAVERRVAGATLQNGFVLLRFYGIDSREDAESIVGERIYITEDDLIPLPPDTAYIHDLVGLRVLDEDCREIGVIRDVLKLPAHEVYEIAAGDKIVLVPAIEEFVVETDLEKGEMTIRRFDEFL; encoded by the coding sequence ATGAATAAACTACTCTATCTTGCTGGTCGCATACTCAAGCCTAAAGGCTTGAAGGGAGAGTTGAAGGTGTTGCCGGAAACAGATTTTCCTGAAAGTTTTCTGCAAAGGAAGCTGTTGCTTGTCGGTGCGACCGAACAGTCTGCCGTTGAGCGAAGAGTTGCAGGCGCAACGCTTCAGAATGGTTTTGTTCTGCTGAGATTTTATGGAATTGACAGCAGGGAGGATGCTGAATCGATCGTGGGAGAGCGGATCTACATTACAGAGGATGATCTGATCCCTCTTCCTCCCGATACGGCCTATATTCACGATCTTGTCGGACTTCGTGTTCTTGATGAAGATTGCCGGGAAATCGGGGTTATTCGAGATGTGTTGAAACTGCCTGCTCATGAGGTGTATGAAATTGCAGCAGGAGATAAAATCGTGCTTGTTCCTGCAATCGAGGAATTTGTCGTAGAAACTGATCTTGAAAAAGGCGAGATGACCATCAGGCGTTTCGATGAGTTTTTATGA
- the rplS gene encoding 50S ribosomal protein L19, with protein sequence MDQLIQVVEAAQERQDLPEIRPGDTIKMQLRVIEGEKERLQAYEGVIISDSGAGTNRTITVRKISNGVGVERIIPLNSPNIESIEVRKYGKTRRAKLSYLRKRTGKAALRVKERKVSAPAGK encoded by the coding sequence ATGGACCAGTTAATTCAAGTAGTAGAAGCTGCACAGGAACGTCAGGACCTGCCGGAGATTCGTCCGGGAGATACCATCAAAATGCAGCTGCGTGTTATCGAAGGCGAAAAAGAGCGATTGCAGGCATATGAGGGTGTGATCATTTCTGACAGCGGTGCAGGAACCAATCGTACCATTACTGTGCGTAAAATCTCCAACGGTGTTGGTGTCGAACGTATTATTCCGCTCAATTCACCCAATATCGAGAGCATTGAAGTTCGCAAATACGGTAAAACCCGTCGCGCAAAACTCTCTTATCTGCGTAAGCGTACCGGTAAAGCTGCTCTCAGGGTTAAGGAACGTAAAGTCTCCGCACCTGCAGGCAAGTGA
- a CDS encoding START domain-containing protein, whose protein sequence is MSLLEKIQNNTCALRQQNEWLKIYTCPVPSSDFLSFVGIAKLDVPAHSVLGLLYDLESATEWVYKTREMRILKELDGDEGRIVYQLVSAPWPLSDREIISQSQGFMDPETSEIFIRITSKPDFLPENPNYVRVRQLEGAWNITPLSDESCRVVFRLHIEPGGEIPSWLANIAVIDTPYHTLDNMRTMVKMEKYKTPVTAPFTVSSKDVFQNYEEFIAD, encoded by the coding sequence ATGTCTCTTCTTGAAAAAATACAGAATAATACCTGCGCTCTTCGACAGCAGAATGAGTGGCTGAAAATCTATACCTGTCCCGTTCCCTCTTCAGACTTTCTCTCCTTTGTCGGCATTGCGAAACTTGATGTTCCTGCTCATAGTGTTCTCGGGCTTCTGTATGATCTTGAATCTGCTACCGAATGGGTATATAAAACCCGTGAGATGAGGATTCTCAAGGAGCTTGATGGGGATGAAGGGCGGATTGTTTATCAGCTTGTCAGTGCTCCGTGGCCGCTTTCCGACCGCGAAATCATCAGCCAGTCTCAGGGTTTTATGGATCCTGAAACGTCGGAAATCTTTATCCGGATTACCAGTAAACCTGATTTTCTGCCTGAGAACCCGAATTATGTCCGCGTTCGTCAACTTGAGGGTGCGTGGAATATTACGCCACTTTCAGATGAGAGTTGCCGCGTTGTTTTCAGGTTGCATATTGAGCCGGGCGGAGAGATTCCTTCATGGCTGGCTAATATTGCTGTCATCGATACGCCTTATCATACTCTGGATAATATGCGTACAATGGTCAAAATGGAGAAATATAAAACTCCTGTCACCGCTCCTTTTACGGTGTCGTCTAAGGACGTCTTTCAGAATTATGAGGAATTTATCGCTGACTGA
- a CDS encoding (Fe-S)-cluster assembly protein, whose amino-acid sequence MTDSDGERALQKKVFDFYRSNRREFPWRETTDRYAVMVSEVMLQQTQAERVVPKYLAWMHRFPDVRSLAASPLREALSLWNGLGYNARGERLYRAAGMIIDEFDGVVPGEPHELIRLPGIGSYTSRSIPIFADNRDIATVDTNIRRILIYELALPESISASDLFAVAESVLPPSKSRQWHNALMDYGALYLTSKRSGIRPVSRQSSFAGSRRWYRGQILRDLLHEPDGMLAEEIQVRYGDAPFHIADILSDMEKDGLLERRGSENGAGPVTFRVPEGS is encoded by the coding sequence ATGACTGACAGTGACGGGGAGAGGGCGCTTCAGAAGAAGGTGTTTGATTTTTATCGATCCAACCGCAGGGAATTTCCATGGCGCGAGACTACTGATCGTTATGCGGTCATGGTCAGTGAAGTCATGCTGCAGCAGACCCAGGCAGAGCGCGTCGTTCCTAAATACCTTGCGTGGATGCATCGTTTTCCTGATGTGAGATCACTCGCCGCGTCCCCTCTACGCGAGGCACTCTCTTTATGGAACGGGCTCGGTTACAATGCACGGGGAGAGCGTCTCTACAGAGCGGCAGGAATGATCATTGATGAGTTTGATGGTGTTGTGCCGGGGGAGCCTCATGAGCTGATTCGCCTGCCGGGCATTGGCAGTTATACAAGCCGTTCCATACCGATCTTTGCCGATAATCGCGATATTGCGACTGTCGATACCAATATTCGCAGAATTCTCATTTACGAGCTTGCTCTTCCAGAGTCGATCTCTGCTTCCGATCTTTTTGCTGTAGCCGAATCCGTGCTCCCCCCTTCAAAGAGCCGGCAATGGCATAATGCGCTCATGGATTATGGGGCACTGTATCTCACCTCGAAAAGAAGCGGTATTCGTCCTGTAAGCCGTCAAAGCAGTTTTGCCGGTTCCAGGCGGTGGTACAGAGGCCAGATTCTCCGTGATCTTCTGCATGAGCCTGACGGTATGCTTGCAGAAGAGATTCAGGTGCGCTATGGTGACGCTCCATTTCACATCGCTGACATTCTTTCGGATATGGAAAAAGATGGACTTCTTGAACGTCGGGGATCGGAAAACGGAGCCGGGCCGGTCACGTTCAGGGTTCCCGAGGGCAGTTGA
- the rpsP gene encoding 30S ribosomal protein S16 has translation MVKIRLRRAGRKKMPVYQIVAADARAPRDGKFLEVIGRYQPTAKPHSITIDKERVEYWLGVGAQPTTTAQSLLRATGLLYEMNLKRKGRSEEEIVSEMAQWQERQSARLQKRLAVKARRRQAKKDAQAAAAASAE, from the coding sequence TTGGTAAAAATCAGACTTAGAAGAGCTGGCAGGAAAAAGATGCCGGTTTATCAGATTGTTGCAGCAGATGCCCGTGCTCCCAGAGACGGGAAGTTTCTTGAGGTTATTGGCCGCTATCAGCCTACAGCGAAACCCCATAGCATTACCATTGACAAAGAACGCGTTGAATATTGGCTTGGCGTTGGTGCCCAGCCTACAACAACCGCTCAAAGCCTTCTTCGCGCAACAGGGTTGCTGTATGAAATGAACCTGAAGAGAAAAGGCCGCAGCGAAGAGGAGATTGTTTCTGAAATGGCTCAGTGGCAGGAGCGTCAGTCAGCAAGACTTCAGAAAAGACTTGCTGTCAAAGCCCGTCGTCGTCAGGCCAAAAAAGATGCTCAGGCCGCTGCAGCTGCAAGTGCTGAATAA
- the ffh gene encoding signal recognition particle protein — protein MFDNLSDKLEATFKKLAGQATINEVNIGIAMRDIKRALLGADVNYKVTKKFVEDVREKALGEQVVKSVSPAQMIVKIVSDELTELMGGENKPLNLATNKLPAVIMVAGLQGSGKTTFCAKLAKRLKKNGKHPLLVAADVYRPAAIAQLKTMGDQVDVPVFSIDAQDALKAALDGVDEARKIGCDVVIVDTAGRLQVDEGMMAEAESLKKQLSPDEILFVVDAMIGQEAVNTAKVFNERLDFDGVVLTKLDGDARGGAALSIKHVVDKPIKFMSVGEKVDDLDLFYPDRMAQRILGMGDIVSFVEKAQETLDLEKTRTMQTRLMKNEFDLNDFFDQLQQLKKMGSIQGLVEMVPGLNKMIPKQDLDGLDFKPIEAIICSMTKAERQAPEIINGSRRMRIASGSGTKVQDVNMLLKQFKEMKKMMSSVTKMTKSGRKIMPQNLNLEKLLKR, from the coding sequence ATGTTCGATAATTTAAGTGACAAGCTGGAGGCGACCTTTAAAAAACTCGCCGGTCAGGCGACGATTAACGAGGTCAACATTGGTATTGCCATGCGCGATATCAAAAGAGCTCTGCTCGGTGCGGACGTTAACTATAAGGTTACCAAGAAATTTGTTGAGGATGTAAGGGAAAAAGCGCTTGGCGAGCAGGTTGTTAAAAGTGTTTCTCCTGCCCAGATGATCGTTAAGATCGTCAGCGATGAGTTGACGGAGTTGATGGGTGGTGAAAACAAACCATTGAACCTGGCGACAAACAAGCTTCCCGCAGTGATTATGGTTGCCGGTCTGCAGGGGTCTGGTAAAACCACTTTTTGTGCAAAACTTGCAAAACGTCTTAAAAAGAACGGGAAACATCCGCTCCTTGTCGCTGCTGACGTCTATCGCCCTGCCGCTATAGCGCAGTTGAAAACGATGGGAGATCAGGTGGATGTTCCTGTGTTTTCCATTGATGCACAGGATGCACTCAAGGCAGCCCTTGATGGCGTCGATGAGGCGCGAAAGATCGGCTGTGATGTCGTCATTGTCGATACTGCCGGTCGATTGCAGGTCGATGAAGGTATGATGGCCGAGGCTGAGAGCCTCAAAAAACAGTTGAGCCCCGATGAAATCCTGTTCGTTGTCGATGCGATGATCGGTCAGGAAGCGGTTAATACCGCCAAGGTATTTAATGAGCGTCTTGATTTCGATGGCGTTGTTCTGACAAAGCTCGATGGTGATGCCAGAGGCGGCGCGGCGCTCTCGATCAAGCATGTCGTTGACAAGCCGATCAAGTTTATGAGTGTCGGCGAAAAAGTCGATGATCTTGACCTGTTCTACCCTGATCGTATGGCTCAGCGAATTCTGGGTATGGGTGATATCGTCAGTTTTGTCGAGAAAGCTCAGGAAACGCTTGATCTGGAAAAAACCCGGACGATGCAGACCCGGTTGATGAAAAACGAATTCGATCTGAATGACTTTTTTGATCAGCTTCAGCAGCTCAAAAAAATGGGTTCGATTCAGGGCCTTGTCGAAATGGTTCCAGGTCTCAATAAAATGATTCCCAAGCAGGACCTTGATGGACTGGATTTCAAGCCGATCGAGGCCATTATCTGTTCCATGACGAAAGCTGAGCGTCAGGCGCCTGAAATTATCAATGGAAGTCGTCGAATGCGTATTGCCAGCGGCAGCGGGACGAAGGTTCAGGATGTCAATATGCTGCTCAAGCAGTTCAAGGAAATGAAAAAGATGATGAGCTCCGTGACAAAGATGACCAAGTCCGGCAGAAAGATCATGCCACAGAATTTAAATCTTGAAAAGTTATTGAAACGATAA
- a CDS encoding MBL fold metallo-hydrolase — protein sequence MLTIGSYRLHCLDVQYFSLDGGSVFGVVPRVMWEKVIRPDSLNRVRLSMRLLLISGKGRHILVDAAMGDAWPEKLSKIYCLTDFRLDNELARVGLKRADITDVVFTHLHFDHLSGAFERHDDHLDTIFPDAVFHIQKQNYLSAVSPNLKERPSYRKEFVQALQECSNLNLLDGDTELLPGIELFCVGGHTAGQQLVRVFDERRSLVHGGDLLPSAAHLGLSRGLGFDIEPLEVINEKRRLLSRMLEDRSILFFAHDPFVEAASLCLDERGEAVVHSTISLGDCS from the coding sequence ATGCTTACAATTGGTTCTTATCGGCTTCACTGTCTTGATGTGCAGTACTTCAGTCTTGATGGTGGTTCTGTTTTTGGCGTCGTTCCCAGGGTTATGTGGGAAAAAGTTATCAGGCCGGACTCGTTGAACCGGGTACGGCTTTCAATGAGGCTGCTTCTTATTTCCGGAAAGGGTCGTCATATTCTCGTTGATGCCGCAATGGGCGATGCGTGGCCGGAGAAACTCAGCAAGATCTATTGCCTGACTGACTTTCGTTTGGATAACGAGCTCGCCAGGGTTGGTCTGAAGCGTGCCGATATTACCGACGTGGTGTTTACCCATCTGCATTTTGATCATCTCTCAGGCGCTTTTGAACGTCATGATGATCATCTTGATACCATATTTCCCGATGCTGTTTTTCATATTCAGAAGCAGAACTATCTGTCTGCGGTTTCTCCGAATCTGAAAGAGCGCCCCAGTTACCGCAAGGAGTTTGTTCAGGCCCTTCAGGAGTGCAGTAACCTGAATCTGCTTGACGGGGATACAGAGCTGCTTCCCGGGATTGAACTTTTTTGTGTGGGAGGCCATACCGCAGGACAGCAGCTTGTCAGAGTCTTCGATGAAAGGCGTTCGCTGGTTCATGGAGGTGATCTGCTGCCCTCGGCAGCGCATCTGGGTTTGTCGAGAGGGCTTGGATTTGATATCGAGCCACTTGAAGTGATCAATGAAAAACGACGACTTCTGTCCCGGATGCTCGAAGATCGATCGATTCTTTTTTTTGCTCACGATCCCTTTGTTGAAGCAGCATCGCTTTGTCTTGACGAGCGAGGAGAGGCAGTCGTTCATAGCACCATCTCTCTTGGGGATTGCTCATGA
- the rfaE1 gene encoding D-glycero-beta-D-manno-heptose-7-phosphate kinase, with amino-acid sequence MDLEKLFNSFRSCNIAIVGDIMLDKYIFGHVSRISPEYPVPVVDVSEETFRLGGAANVAVNIRAMGCRTSLFGITGADADSDIMLELLGKQDLTTSSIISDASRPTTCKTRILSQNHHIVRVDHESRHHISDALEAVILDRMRTSIDDFDAIVLEDYNKGVLTPRLIREIIDLATAKDVPVLVDPKLERFFDYQGCSIFKPNISEVAASLGIMPPQDDTDIETACVQLKEKLGCEHLVITRGEKGMTIFNDSFTHIPAATLDVADVSGAGDTVIAMLALGAASGLDIVTSAEIATLAASTVCQEVGAAPVKTDKLLKACRDYFGRNL; translated from the coding sequence ATGGATCTTGAAAAACTCTTCAACTCCTTCAGGAGCTGCAACATAGCAATTGTCGGCGATATCATGCTCGACAAATACATCTTCGGCCATGTCTCAAGGATATCGCCGGAATACCCCGTTCCTGTGGTCGATGTCTCGGAAGAAACATTCAGACTCGGAGGAGCAGCAAATGTGGCCGTCAATATCAGAGCCATGGGCTGCAGAACCTCGCTTTTCGGTATTACCGGGGCAGACGCAGACAGCGACATTATGCTGGAACTCCTCGGAAAGCAGGATCTCACAACGTCGTCCATCATCAGCGATGCATCGCGACCGACAACCTGCAAGACAAGGATTCTATCACAAAACCACCATATCGTCAGGGTTGACCATGAGAGCCGCCACCATATTTCCGATGCACTCGAAGCAGTTATCCTTGATCGGATGAGGACATCGATAGATGATTTCGACGCAATTGTTCTCGAAGACTATAACAAGGGGGTTCTGACCCCGCGTCTCATCAGAGAGATTATCGATCTGGCGACAGCAAAAGATGTTCCGGTGCTGGTTGATCCGAAACTTGAGCGATTTTTTGACTATCAGGGCTGCAGCATCTTCAAACCAAACATTTCCGAAGTGGCCGCCTCACTGGGAATCATGCCGCCTCAAGACGACACCGACATCGAAACCGCCTGCGTTCAGCTTAAAGAAAAACTGGGCTGTGAGCATCTGGTCATAACGCGTGGCGAAAAAGGGATGACGATCTTCAATGACTCCTTTACCCATATTCCCGCAGCAACCCTCGACGTAGCCGATGTTTCAGGCGCCGGTGACACCGTGATAGCAATGCTGGCGCTCGGTGCCGCATCAGGCCTCGACATCGTCACAAGCGCAGAAATTGCGACGCTGGCGGCATCAACAGTCTGTCAGGAAGTCGGCGCGGCACCGGTAAAAACAGACAAGCTCCTCAAAGCCTGTCGCGACTACTTTGGCAGAAACCTCTGA
- a CDS encoding START domain-containing protein, producing MAVDNFHEDNWEFRVEHKNIRVYSAKLEQSDILGFKGVTTLSSSLKKLISLFHDIDGYTRWVHQLSSINLLEKGDNLEYVLHQVVKAPWPLQPRDMIIRTGLDEAGEGGIAVTMSSKPDFIPENPRYARVRETYGKWVFEPLDDEKVRITFDMHVNPGRDIPSPVANTAMFEVPFYSLQNLRKLVLDPSYNPPYPSEVDAFISISEQ from the coding sequence ATGGCAGTAGACAATTTTCACGAGGATAACTGGGAGTTTCGTGTTGAACATAAGAATATCAGAGTGTATTCTGCAAAGTTAGAGCAGTCTGATATCCTTGGTTTTAAAGGGGTTACGACATTATCCTCTTCGTTGAAAAAGCTTATAAGCCTTTTTCATGATATCGATGGCTACACCAGGTGGGTCCATCAGCTATCATCAATTAATCTTCTTGAGAAAGGCGATAACCTTGAATATGTTCTTCATCAGGTCGTCAAGGCGCCATGGCCGCTTCAGCCCAGGGATATGATTATTCGGACGGGACTTGATGAGGCGGGTGAGGGCGGTATAGCGGTGACGATGTCTTCTAAACCCGATTTTATTCCTGAAAATCCCCGTTACGCGAGAGTCAGGGAGACCTATGGGAAGTGGGTCTTTGAGCCTTTAGATGACGAAAAGGTGCGCATTACCTTTGATATGCACGTCAATCCAGGCAGGGATATTCCTTCTCCGGTCGCTAATACCGCAATGTTTGAGGTGCCGTTTTACTCTTTACAGAACCTCAGGAAGCTTGTTCTCGATCCATCGTATAATCCTCCTTATCCGTCTGAGGTCGATGCCTTTATCTCCATCAGTGAGCAGTAA